The nucleotide sequence CCGAGACCGAGATGAACGAGGTCCAGCACGGGGGGGACACCTGCATAAGTTCGGAGAAGTTCACAGTACTGGTCTGCGGAAGCTTGCAGGTCCTGCGCCGCTGTATTCATCGCGTGTATCTGGCTCTCGGGGATCGGAGCACCGGCGAGGCTGGCCCTGAGATGTGTCAGGTTTCTGTCGGAATGGCCATCGGGTGCGGCGCGTTCATCAACTTGAAAAATGTGGACATTCCCCCAGGGGATTTCTTCTTCGGTCAGAGCCTTGAGCATCACCCAGGGGGTTCTGCCGCCACTGACCGCCAGCAAAAACTGGCCACGTTCAGCGACGGCGCTGCGCGCGAAGCAGGCGATCTCACTCGCCGCTTGGCGAGCGACGGTGTCTGCGTCGGTCAGTACTTCCAGATTCATCCAACACTTCCTTCAATTCAAAATTCTTGCTGCAACACTTCGTCGCCTGGTCAGGGTGATGACTGGCGCGGTGTGGTAACTCAATTGATCAAACCGTGATCCAACAACGGGAATCGGCAATGGAATCGCTCGGGTCTAGAATGACCCGAATACCGAGCCCAGTACGAGGACGACGAACAGGCCGATCACACAGCTCACAATCACCGTCATCACCATGTCGAGATAGCTCTCACGATGAGACAACCCGCTGATGTGAAGTAGTAGCAGCACCGTACCATTGTGGGGAAGTGCATCGAGGGTTCCCGCACTGATTGTGGTCAGCCGATGCATCAGCCCGGGATGAATCCCCTGTTCTTCCGCAATCTTCAAATAAGTGTCACCTAATGCGTTGAGGGCGATCGCCATCCCACCCGATGCAGTTCCGGTCAGGCCAGCCAGAGCATTCATCGCGATGGTCAGGGAGATCAATGGGCCTCCCTGAATGGACAGGACCGCGTCTCGAACGAGACCAAAGGCCGGAAGTGAGGCGATGACGACACCGAAGCCGACCAGGCTGGCGATGGTGAGCATTGGCAGAACCGACGAGTTGGCCCCGGCGTCGAGTGTCTCGCGCAGTGACGGCAGACGCTGAACGTTCACGAGGATGACAGTGAGACTCCCCGTTGCGAGAGCCGTCACCACTGACCAGACACCAGCGACGGCACCAATGTGAGTCTGACCCCATTCCGCTTTCGCAAGATAGGAAAAATCAATCGCCGGGAGGATTACTTGCGACATCAGGAAATTCACGACGATGACCACAGCCAGTGGCAGAATTGCCATCGCGAAGGACGGTTCGAACGTCGATCTTTCACCGTGGTTGAATTCGGCAGGATCGAAGTCGCCCACCGCCGTCGCGTGCTCGCGGAGTTTTTCGTCAATGATCGGGGGATCCTGTGAAACATCACCGTAGCCCTCCTCGGCCTTTCGAGCGATCGCTTCCGCGCGCGAGAGCCACCACAGGCCGAATGCGGCGATGACCACGGAAGCGATGATCCCCAACCCGGGGGCAGCATACGTTGTGGTCCCGAAGTAAGGCATCGGAATCGCGTTGTTGATGGAGGGGGACCCGGGTAAGGCTGACATTGTGAACGTGAACGCGCCGAGTCCAATTGCTGCCGGCATCAGTCTGCGGGGAATGTTCGCAGCCCGAAACATTTCTTTCGCCATCGGAACCAGCACAAAAAAGGCCACAAACACGCTGACGCCGCCGTACGTGACAACTGTGGATGCAAGGACCACCGACAGCATCGTCCGACGCGTTCCCAGTTGTTCTGTGAGAAATCGGGCAATCGAGGTGATCGATCCACTGTCGTCCATCAGTTTTCCGAACAATCCTCCCAGCAGAAACATCGGAAACCACTGGGCGAGAAACTCAGACGCTCCTCTCATGAAGGTGAGCGTCCAATGGGCGAGCAGCGGTTCGCCCGAGATTGCGGCTGCAAGCAAGGCCGCGGCGGGTGCGACGAGCAGAATCGTCCAGCCTCGGTAAGACAGCCACATCAGCAATGACAACGAGAGCAAGATTCCGACTAATCCCATACTGAATCCTCTCTCGCGAGATCATTTGGGCTGGCTGTGGGGTGATCAGTCACACATTCCCGTGAAAGATTTCCTGGAATAACACAATTGCATATCTGACAGTCCGCTGGCAACACGAAGATCACTCTTGGGTTTCGATAAAGAGGGTGATGCGATTCTCAAGCTGCGTCCGAGCGAAGGGGGGTTCTCGATCTTGGGAACGCAGGGGTCAACCGCATCCAAAATCGGAGCAAGTTGAGCTAAATGGACTCAAGCAGACATTTCGAATCCCCGTCGGGGAGGTTGCAAACGAAGATCCGAGAGGAAGGTGAACTGCGATCGGTGGAGAGACGATGGCGCCCGTTGCTCGTACGCCTCATTTCATCAGAGAGGGGAGCCTAATCGCTGCCTCGCGTGGCAAGCTTGCATTTTCTCGTTCATCTCTGCCGTTTAACTGTATGCAAACGATACAAAGTGCACTCGCAATTGAAAACGCCCGCTGGATTGGATGTCAGTAATGACCTACTGATCATCCAAAAGTAACCGCCAAGGCGGATGATGGGTTTAGTGCATCTTTCTGAATGTGTGTTGTTTTGGTTCTTTTTTGATCGTTAAATGATGATGAGTGGTTCTTTTTGGTTCGGTCTTCCGGTGGGTTGGTTTAAAGTTGTAGGGTTTTGATGGTTCATGTTTCCGAATTGTGTCTTTTTTTGAGTTCTCAGTCTTCCCAAAACTTGTCGAAAAATGTTATCTTGGCGAATGTCCGACCTAAAGAATGAACCATTTACGATGCGTTGCAAAAAAGTCCGTCTGGGTGATGCAAAATGATCTGAGTGGTTGTGGTCGACGAATTTTCAGGCTAAGCCATTTACGGATGTCGGCCTGGTTAGAGGTGTGGGCGGAACACGGACGGTGCTGGGAATCTGGCAGATGGATTCGGAGAGGGCGAGGAGCTGTCGGTCAGTCCGGCTGGTGCGTGGATTCGGCAGTTTGGCACTTGCGGCACTGAAATAAGTGAGAAGGGGTGACATAGCTTCCTTCACGTTCTCGTGGAGCAGGTTGGTGACGGCGGCGAAGGCGAATATGAACTGGGGGTGGGTGCGGGGCTGGCCTCAACCTCAGTGATTTCCGCAACTTCTCAAGATTCTGTTGCAAGACTCCGAATCAGGGTGAAACCCCCAGGCCACCAGCGTGTGGCACTCGGGGAAATGAGTAGTGCGCGTCTTGCGCTGTGGGAGCGTGAGTCTGTCTTTTGTGAACTGTTCTGACGATGAGCACATCTTAAGAGTGATCCGAAAGCTGCAGGGTTCTCTGAAACAGAGTGGAAACTGTTATGTTTGGTACAGTCTCTATGTGTCGCAGTTCATTAACGGCTGTTGCCTTTTGTGTCGGTGTATTCTTTTCCGATTGCCTCGCCCCGATCGCTTTCTCACGTCTTGGTAGCTCCTCTGTCGCCTGGGGCGCCTGTCTGGATGCGGATGAGGTGCGTGCCTGGTATGCGGCCGCGATGCGAAAGTTGACGTCCATCGCGGTGACGTACACAGGGGTGGAAGACCTTCCTTCGGAATTCCCCTTAAACTTCAATCCCAACACGGGTGCCCACATGCCTGATCCGGAAGCGATCAAACGTCGCTATCCGGGCGGAGGGGATTGGTTCTCGCGCTCGGAAGGGTTGCGTAAGTCGCGTCGTCCAACGCGCTACTGGGATGGGCACCGTTACGTTCCGATTGTCAAATCAGCAGAATCCACCGGCGGCGATCTGGTGCGACTCGTTGGAACCGTCGACCCCTGTTTCGCTGACACGGTTGGCCCGAGCATTCTCGGGGGCTTTCGACTTTCCCAGTGCCTGTCAAATTTCGAACAAGGTCAATCCGGACCTAACTCCACTGTCATACGCAGAATCATCGAGGACGGCCAGTCCAACTGGCGGGATGTGATGGGGCCAGTCTCCACCCGCCATGGATTCGATACGCAGTTTGTCGCAGAGATTGACGTCGCCGGTGCGGAACTGGCCCGTCGCGGCCCCATTCAACACTGGGTGGCAACGCGACTGTCGTCAGGCTACGCCGTCTGGAATCAAAGCTCCGGTCTCGAAGTCGTCGATGAACTGCTCGAGCTGACAATGGATGCATTTCGAAGGGTGCCAGTCCAGGTTGATCTGTTCAATGGAGCCGCCATCAAACAACTCGCCACTGCGGTGGATTTCGCCTTCTTGAGCCCCCGTTCCTCCCGTCGATCAAATCCCTATCGGAAGATATTGATCAAAGCTCATCCGATGGACAACGTCAGTGAGGATCAGCACGCGGACTTGGCCGGGCAGCCTCAGGCCATCGAGTCTCAGGAGATGTTACGGACTTATTCGGGGGATCGGGGATATGATACCCGAGCGATATTGCGCTATGCCTGCGTGATTGTTTTGATCGTGAACGCGCTCATGGTTCCTCGATTGGTTGCGCGTTTCGGTTCGAAGCGCCATCGCAAGTCTCGTCGACGATCTCGCCATTCAACACGCAGTCTGCTCCAGCGTTGGATGGCATAGACCGTCTGGGCGCAACCCGACCTCTCTCTAATGCTGCAATCGTCTTGCAGGTATGGTCCCTTTGCTAAAGGTTCACCAACGTCGCCAACGGTCTACCAACGTTTGGCAAACCGTTGAAATGCATACCGACGCTCCTCTAGCACACGCTTGACCTTGAGAGCTCAATCTTCGGGGCCGATGCCGAATGGCCTCACTCGTCGGGGCACTACCAGTACGCCCAGTGTGCATACGAATTCCTCCATTAATAGAGGATCCCCCCTGGTTGTCCCCGAGGAAGACGATCCGTCTCCAATCCCTTTCCGAATTGAGAATCCGCAACGGGTTCAGAAGGGGCGACGCTGTATCGAATCACCGGCCCATGTTCCAGCGTTGGGGCTGTTCGATCGGCTCTCAAAATGGAAGTCTGAACGATCCGCTGAGCACGCTCACCACTTGCCCGTCGATGCAAGACTCAGGCTCATTCTTGATCCAGGGGACATCTCGCACTTTGAGTCGCCGGCGATTCACGCGTCTTCTGTTGAAGTAGGGCCAATCGTGCGCAGTTGGCGTCACGGGCAGGCGTTTCACGCGGGTTGCAATCCGCTCTTCGGCGATCCGATGAACCGATAGATGCAGCGATGTTGATGACTTCAACTTCTGCGAGGACGTGGATACTGTAATGTGCTGCCACTTCCGGTTTGCCTGCTACGTCTCACGAACAGTGCAAACCCCTGCCAAATCTGAAAGGGACGACATTAATGGTCGGATTCTCGCGGAACTTGCTGGTTGACTGCTGCGGTATGTGGACGAGCAAACCCCACATGGAAATCAGTCGGCCTCTGGCCACGCTTGCGGGAATCGTTGCGGCTGTTTTCCTGGCGTCGTCCGGCCTGTTGGCTGAGGAAAAAAGTCTCGCAGAACTGATGCCCCGAATTGCCCCGAAGACACCCGAAGAAGCGGTCAAGTCCTTTAAACTGGAACGCGGATTCTCACTGGAACTCGTCGCCGCAGAACCTGCCGTGACCGATCCGATTGATGCAGCATTCGATGAGCAGGGGCGTATGTTTGTGGTGGAGATGAACGACTATCCGTTCCTTCCCGAGCAGCGCGTCAAGAAGTACATCGAGCAGCGGGCCCGGACGGAGGGACGTATCCGCCTTCTGACGGATACTGATGGGGACGGTCGGATGGACAAGAGTGTCGTCTTTGCCGATGGATTGCGGTGGCCCCAGTCCGTTTGCTGTGCAAAGGGAGGCATCTATGTCATCGCACCACCCAGTCTTTATTTCATGAAGGATACCGACGGTGACAACGTTGCGGACTTCAAGGAAATCATCTGCACCGGTTTCAATTCGTCCAACGTACAGGCGCTTTCGAATGGGCTGGAATGGGGGCGCGACAATGCTATCTACTTCTCCTCTGGAATCTCCGGTGGTGAGCTGACAGTTCCGGCCCGTGGTGGAAAGCCCGAGTATAAATTCACGCCCGGCCGACGTGACCTGCGGC is from Schlesneria sp. DSM 10557 and encodes:
- the pgl gene encoding 6-phosphogluconolactonase; amino-acid sequence: MNLEVLTDADTVARQAASEIACFARSAVAERGQFLLAVSGGRTPWVMLKALTEEEIPWGNVHIFQVDERAAPDGHSDRNLTHLRASLAGAPIPESQIHAMNTAAQDLQASADQYCELLRTYAGVPPVLDLVHLGLGTDGHTASLVPNDAALSIEGSDVAITDVYQGRQRMTLTFPVLNRSRKILWVVTGAEKREMLSRLQSGDQTIPAGRIRRDDAIILADQAAAGTT
- a CDS encoding GntP family permease; this encodes MGLVGILLSLSLLMWLSYRGWTILLVAPAAALLAAAISGEPLLAHWTLTFMRGASEFLAQWFPMFLLGGLFGKLMDDSGSITSIARFLTEQLGTRRTMLSVVLASTVVTYGGVSVFVAFFVLVPMAKEMFRAANIPRRLMPAAIGLGAFTFTMSALPGSPSINNAIPMPYFGTTTYAAPGLGIIASVVIAAFGLWWLSRAEAIARKAEEGYGDVSQDPPIIDEKLREHATAVGDFDPAEFNHGERSTFEPSFAMAILPLAVVIVVNFLMSQVILPAIDFSYLAKAEWGQTHIGAVAGVWSVVTALATGSLTVILVNVQRLPSLRETLDAGANSSVLPMLTIASLVGFGVVIASLPAFGLVRDAVLSIQGGPLISLTIAMNALAGLTGTASGGMAIALNALGDTYLKIAEEQGIHPGLMHRLTTISAGTLDALPHNGTVLLLLHISGLSHRESYLDMVMTVIVSCVIGLFVVLVLGSVFGSF